A section of the Pseudomonas lini genome encodes:
- a CDS encoding DUF3158 family protein, protein MNPLTSAQPMPFDVLTSDAYRQLEHAASLKGLLKPFKGKGELEHLAQVAREIEAQLCHLMEAVVQQAGQPPYSHLDIRLVLQNTSVGSTFLRWRSRDFARMGVAVWERQVCNQALPQVVREGLHRFEGERIALNLQMSVVHSLYRQASTCAIKLASAERLLRQFTPAVEVLG, encoded by the coding sequence ATGAATCCCCTGACTTCGGCTCAACCAATGCCCTTCGATGTGTTGACAAGCGATGCCTATCGACAGCTCGAACACGCCGCCTCCCTAAAAGGCCTTTTAAAGCCCTTTAAGGGTAAGGGTGAGTTGGAGCACCTGGCGCAGGTGGCGAGGGAAATCGAGGCGCAGTTATGTCATCTGATGGAGGCTGTTGTGCAGCAAGCCGGACAGCCCCCTTACTCACACTTGGATATTCGATTGGTGCTGCAGAACACCAGCGTGGGCAGCACTTTTTTGCGTTGGCGCAGCCGTGACTTCGCCCGTATGGGGGTTGCGGTCTGGGAACGCCAAGTCTGCAACCAAGCCCTGCCGCAAGTCGTACGCGAGGGATTGCACCGTTTCGAAGGCGAGCGCATTGCACTGAACCTGCAGATGAGCGTAGTGCATTCGCTCTACCGCCAGGCCTCGACCTGCGCGATCAAATTGGCCAGTGCCGAACGGCTGCTGCGCCAGTTCACACCAGCAGTGGAGGTATTAGGATGA